One segment of Carya illinoinensis cultivar Pawnee chromosome 1, C.illinoinensisPawnee_v1, whole genome shotgun sequence DNA contains the following:
- the LOC122304438 gene encoding protein SHORT-ROOT-like — protein MDTLFRLVNLQSDQSYNSSRTSSSSRSSRQNHHYQQEDEECFNFFMDEEDFSSSSSRHYYPYQPQQNSSTTTPPTSNPTTTTTNISTPTEFSFSPARDFNFEFSGKWAHEILLETARAISEKNSNRVQQLMWMLNELSSPYGDTDQKLAAHFLQALFSRMTDSGDRCYRTLASASEKTCSFESTRKMVLKFQEVSPWTTFGHVACNGAIMEAFEGEPKLHIVDFSNTYCTQWPTLLEALATRSDETPHLRLTTVVATKSSGSTGGVAAVQKVMKEIGSRMEKFARLMGVPFKFNVIHHGGDLSDLNIEKLDLKDDEALAINCVGTLHSIAPVGDRRDYLISAFRRLQPRIVTVVEEEADLDVGVDGLEFVKGFEECLRWFRVYFEALDESFPRTSNERLMLEREAGRAVLDLVACPPSESVERRESAVCWSRRLHACGFGPVSYSDEVCDDVRALLRRYKEGWSMTQCSDVAGIFLSWKDQPVVWASSWRP, from the coding sequence ATGGATACCTTGTTTAGGCTAGTCAATCTTCAATCTGATCAATCTTATAACTCTAGTAGAACATCAAGCAGCTCTCGATCCTCCAGACAAAACCATCACTACCAGCAAGAAGACGAAGAATGCTTCAACTTTTTCATGGATGAAGAAGACTTCTCCTCGTCTTCTTCTAGGCACTACTATCCCTATCAACCCCAACAAAATTCCTCCACCACCACTCCCCCTACTTCCAACCCCACTACCACCACCACAAACATAAGCACCCCCACCGAATTTTCCTTCTCACCCGCCCGTGATTTCAACTTCGAATTCTCTGGAAAGTGGGCACACGAAATACTCCTCGAAACCGCACGAGCCATCTCGGAGAAGAACAGTAACCGTGTCCAGCAACTCATGTGGATGCTCAACGAGCTCAGCTCACCTTATGGTGATACCGATCAAAAGCTCGCTGCCCATTTTCTCCAAGCCTTGTTTAGCCGCATGACGGACTCCGGTGACCGATGTTACCGCACTCTAGCTTCTGCATCAGAGAAAACTTGCTCCTTCGAGTCAACCAGAAAAATGGTCTTGAAATTTCAAGAGGTGAGCCCCTGGACTACGTTCGGACACGTTGCGTGTAATGGTGCAATCATGGAAGCCTTTGAAGGTGAGCCAAAGTTACATATAGTTGATTTCAGCAACACATACTGTACGCAGTGGCCTACTTTGCTTGAAGCCCTAGCAACCCGCAGTGATGAAACCCCACATCTCCGGCTCACCACGGTGGTCGCCACCAAATCCAGTGGTAGTACTGGAGGTGTGGCCGCAGTGCAGAAGGTAATGAAAGAGATCGGTAGCAGAATGGAAAAGTTCGCTAGGCTTATGGGTGTGCCTTTCAAATTCAATGTCATCCATCATGGTGGTGATCTTTCAGACTTAAACATAGAGAAGTTAGACCTCAAAGACGACGAAGCCCTAGCTATCAACTGTGTCGGCACCTTACATTCAATCGCGCCCGTCGGTGACCGCAGAGATTATCTGATATCGGCTTTCCGAAGATTGCAGCCGAGGATAGTCACCGTGGTTGAAGAAGAAGCTGATCTTGACGTTGGGGTTGATGGGCTCGAGTTTGTGAAAGGCTTTGAAGAATGTTTGAGATGGTTTAGGGTTTACTTTGAGGCTTTGGACGAGAGCTTTCCGCGGACCAGCAACGAGCGCTTGATGCTCGAGCGCGAGGCTGGGCGCGCCGTCCTTGACCTGGTGGCGTGCCCGCCTTCCGAATCGGTAGAGCGGCGCGAGTCAGCGGTGTGCTGGTCTCGGCGCTTGCATGCGTGTGGGTTCGGCCCGGTTTCGTACAGTGACGAGGTGTGTGATGATGTACGCGCCTTGTTGAGGAGGTACAAGGAGGGTTGGTCGATGACACAGTGCTCGGATGTCGCCGGAATATTCTTGTCGTGGAAGGATCAACCTGTGGTGTGGGCCAGTTCATGGAGGCCTTAA
- the LOC122304451 gene encoding peptidyl-prolyl cis-trans isomerase CYP65, which yields MGKKQHSKDRMFITKTEWANEWGGAKSKESRTPFKRLPFYCCALTFTPFEDPVCTADGSVFDIMNIIPYIQKYGKNPVTGASLKQEDLIPLTFHKNSDGEYQCPVLNKVFTEFTHIIAVKTTGNVFSYEAIKELNIKTKNWKELLTDEPFTKEDLITIQNPNALDTKVLLDFDHIKNSLKLDDEDLKKMSSDPSYNINVTGDIKQMLEELGTEKGKQTALLGGGGNKAQMERAAALTTILAARSRIKEDSKSNSNGGVQAQAYSIVDAASASVHGRSAAAAKAASSDKTAAKISMHMAGERVPVNAKMVKSRFTTGAASRSFTSTSFDPVTENEFEYIKVEKNPKKKGYIQLHTTHGDLNIELHCDITPRACENFITLCERGYYNGVAFHRNIRNFMIQGGDPTGTGRGGESIWGKPFKDELNSKLLHTGRGVVSMANSGPHTNGSQFFILYKSANHLNFKHTIFGGVVGGLTTLAAMEKVPVDDDDRPLEEIKITSVTVFVNPYNEPEEEEEEKAKDNKNAEDEENDKIGSWFSNPGTGTTGSGTVGGGVGKYLKARNGQAESAAVDTSSTAIPVAKKRKLGVSAGQFKDFSGW from the exons ATGGGGAAGAAGCAGCACAGCAAAGACCGTATGTTCATAACCAAAACGGAGTGGGCCAACGAATGGGGTGGCGCAAAATCCAAAGAGAGTCGAACCCCCTTCAAACGCCTCCCCTTCTATTGCTGCGC GCTTACATTTACGCCCTTCGAGGACCCGGTGTGCACCGCGGATGGCAGCGTCTTCGACATTAT GAATATAATTCCGTATATCCAAAAGTATGGGAAGAATCCTGTAACAGGAGCTTCTCTTAAGCAAGAGGATCTTATACCTCTAACCTTCCACAAGAACTCCGATG GTGAGTATCAATGCCCTGTGTTAAACAAAGTGTTTACTGAATTTACGCACATAATTGCTGTGAAGACTACTGGAAATGTGTTTTCTTATGAG GCAATTAAAGAGTTGAACATCAAGACCAAGAACTGGAAGGAGCTCCTCACTGATGAACCATTTACTAAAGAAGACCTTATAACAATTCAG AATCCTAACGCACTAGACACCAAGGTTCTGCTGGATTTTGATCATATCAAAAATAGTTTGAAACTTGATGATGAAG aTTTAAAGAAAATGAGCTCAGATCCAAGTTATAATATCAATGTCACTGGGGATATTAAGCAGATGCTGGAGGAGCTTGGAACTGAAAAGGGAAAGCAAACTGCACTGCTTGGGGGAGGTGGCAACAAGGCACAAATGGAAAGGGCTGCCGCACTTACTACAATTTTAGCTGCAAGATCACGCATTAAAGAAGATTCTAAATCAAATTCGAATGGAGGGGTTCAAGCTCAGGCTTACAGTATTGTAGATGCTGCTTCTGCTTCAGTACATGGAAGAAGTGCCGCTGCTGCAAAAGCTGCATCAAGTGACAAAACTGCTGCCAAGATTTCTATGCACATGGCTGGTGAGAGGGTACCTGTGAATGCAAAGATG GTAAAGAGCCGTTTTACTACTGGTGCTGCTTCAAGATCCTTCACTTCTACCTCTTTTGACCCTGTCACTGAAAATGAATTTGAATATATCAAAGTTGAGAAAAATCCAAAGAAGAAAGGATATATACAGCTGCATACAACACATGGTGATTTGAACATTGAGCTGCACTGTGATATTACTCCCAGAGCATGTGAGAATTTTATCACTCTCTGTGAACGTGGCTATTATAATGGAGTAGCTTTCCACAGAAACATCAG GAATTTTATGATTCAAGGTGGTGATCCTACTGGTACTGGGAGAGGAGGTGAATCTATATGGGGAAAGCCTTTCAAAGATGAATTGAACTCCAAGTTGCTTCACACTGGTAGGGGTGTTGTTAGTATGGCAAATAGTGGTCCCCACACAAACGGTTCCCAGTTTTTCATCCTTTACAAGTCTGCAAATCATTTAAACTTCAAACACACGATTTTTGGTGGGGTCGTTGGTGGCTTGACTACACTGGCGGCGATGGAAAAGGTTCCTGTTGATGACGATGACCGACCTCTG GAGGAGATTAAGATCACTAGTGTAACAGTATTCGTCAATCCTTATAATGAAcctgaggaggaagaggaagagaaggcAAAAGACAACAAGAATGCTGAGGATGAAGAAAAT gATAAAATTGGGTCCTGGTTTAGCAATCCAGGCACGGGAACAACAGGTTCTGGAACTGTTGGTGGTGGTGTTGGGAAGTACCTGAAGGCAAGAAACGGTCAGGCTGAATCTGCTGCTGTTGACACTAGTTCAACAGCGATACCTGTagcaaagaaaaggaaattggGAGTCTCTGCAGGACAATTCAAAGATTTTTCTGGTTGGTAA
- the LOC122304458 gene encoding uncharacterized protein LOC122304458 isoform X1 has protein sequence MGLFHYYRAPNSPHSFFIQASDSATMLCVEEARRMGGRSSECSNSSSGEEDGDSEWKAAINSIAASSSSGFLSSFMNGSSATSNSTQSDGDDDDAGNRKQNPQQLKYYQLKAQKLLDDMLGQKLEMVRDPIDAPHKDPEIDEGGIHLFKHAPRGIVFDYIDEFQQPRKKPRILPGKEIDEKSKKFRRQIQSAAVNAEDIMATARDACQKALARLEAKDAAAKAAAKREEERIAELKRIRGERWLPSIAREMRVNLQEISMIVISHFLCHCWNTQSRRNFTRLVWIHIQRQFDFCS, from the exons ATGGgtctatttcattattataggGCCCCGAATAGCCCACACAGCTTTTTCATCCAAGCTTCCGACTCCGCCACAATGTTATGCGTAGAGGAAGCGAGGAGAATGGGAGGTCGAAGCAGTGAGTGCAGCAACAGCAGCAGCGGCGAGGAAGACGGGGATTCCGAGTGGAAAGCGGCAATCAATTCCATCGCTGCATCCTCTTCGTCGGGTTTTCTATCTTCCTTCATGAATGGCTCTTCCGCAACCTCCAACAGTACCCAAAGTGACGGCGACGACGACGATGCTGGAAACCGCAAACAAAACCCACAACAGCTCAAGTATTACCAACTCAAG GCCCAAAAGCTTTTAGATGATATGCTAGGACAGAAACTAGAGATGGTGAGAGACCCCATTGATGCTCCTCATAAAGATCCCGAGATTGATGAAGGTGGCATTCATTTATTCAAACATGCTCCCCGTGGAATAGTGTTTGATTATATAG ACGAATTTCAACAGCCAAGAAAGAAACCGAGAATCCTTCCTGGGAAAGAGATTGATGAGAAATCAAAGAAG TTTAGAAGACAAATCCAATCTGCTGCTGTCAATGCAGAAGATATAATGGCTACCGCAAGGGATGCATGCCAAAAAGCATTGGCTAGACTGGAAGCTAAAGATGCAGCTGCAAAAGCAGCAGCTAAAAGGGAGGAGGAAAGAATTGCGGAACTGAAGAGGATTAGGGGTGAGAGATGGCTACCTTCCATTGCTAGAGAGATGCGGGTAAATCTTCAAG AAATATCCATGATCGTAATCTCTCACTTTCTTTGCCATTGCTGGAACACTCAATCAAGGAGAAACTTCACACGACTAGTATGGATTCATATTCAAAGGCAATTTGACTTCTGCTCTTAG
- the LOC122304458 gene encoding uncharacterized protein LOC122304458 isoform X2, translated as MGLFHYYRAPNSPHSFFIQASDSATMLCVEEARRMGGRSSECSNSSSGEEDGDSEWKAAINSIAASSSSGFLSSFMNGSSATSNSTQSDGDDDDAGNRKQNPQQLKYYQLKAQKLLDDMLGQKLEMVRDPIDAPHKDPEIDEGGIHLFKHAPRGIVFDYIDEFQQPRKKPRILPGKEIDEKSKKFRRQIQSAAVNAEDIMATARDACQKALARLEAKDAAAKAAAKREEERIAELKRIRGERWLPSIAREMRKYP; from the exons ATGGgtctatttcattattataggGCCCCGAATAGCCCACACAGCTTTTTCATCCAAGCTTCCGACTCCGCCACAATGTTATGCGTAGAGGAAGCGAGGAGAATGGGAGGTCGAAGCAGTGAGTGCAGCAACAGCAGCAGCGGCGAGGAAGACGGGGATTCCGAGTGGAAAGCGGCAATCAATTCCATCGCTGCATCCTCTTCGTCGGGTTTTCTATCTTCCTTCATGAATGGCTCTTCCGCAACCTCCAACAGTACCCAAAGTGACGGCGACGACGACGATGCTGGAAACCGCAAACAAAACCCACAACAGCTCAAGTATTACCAACTCAAG GCCCAAAAGCTTTTAGATGATATGCTAGGACAGAAACTAGAGATGGTGAGAGACCCCATTGATGCTCCTCATAAAGATCCCGAGATTGATGAAGGTGGCATTCATTTATTCAAACATGCTCCCCGTGGAATAGTGTTTGATTATATAG ACGAATTTCAACAGCCAAGAAAGAAACCGAGAATCCTTCCTGGGAAAGAGATTGATGAGAAATCAAAGAAG TTTAGAAGACAAATCCAATCTGCTGCTGTCAATGCAGAAGATATAATGGCTACCGCAAGGGATGCATGCCAAAAAGCATTGGCTAGACTGGAAGCTAAAGATGCAGCTGCAAAAGCAGCAGCTAAAAGGGAGGAGGAAAGAATTGCGGAACTGAAGAGGATTAGGGGTGAGAGATGGCTACCTTCCATTGCTAGAGAGATGCGG AAATATCCATGA
- the LOC122304472 gene encoding adenylyl-sulfate kinase 3-like, producing MALKLGSARLWETNAMGLNHKAHKRLAALHGVDVRSSILKPVQATAGYSSIATSLINDCAIISGKNSHKMTTIGKSTNIVWHKCAVEKFDRQELLLQKGCVIWITGLSGSGKSTLACALNRGLHSRGKLAYILDGDNVRHGLNNDLSFKAEDRAENIRRIGEVAKLFADAGIICIASLISPFRKDRDACRALLPEGDFIEAFLDVPLEVCEARDPKGLYKLARSGKIKGFTGIDDPYEPPVNCEIVIQQKGEDCISPCEMAETVISYLEERGYLQA from the exons ATGGCCTTGAAGTTGGGGTCTGCGAGGCTCTGGGAGACTAATGCGATGGGATTGAATCATAAGGCCCATAAGAGATTAGCAGCGCTCCATGGCGTCGATGTTAGATCCAGCATCCTTAAGCCGGTTCAAGCAACCGCTGGTTACTCTAGCATTGCTACGTCATTGATTAATGATTGTGCCATCATTTCGG GAAAAAATTCCCACAAGATGACAACCATAGGGAAGTCGACGAACATCGTATGGCACAAATGTGCAGTGGAGAAATTTGATAGGCAAGAGTTACTTCTGCAAAAAGGGTGTGTCATATGGATAACCGGTCTTAGTGGCTCAG GAAAAAGCACTTTGGCTTGTGCTTTGAATCGAGGCTTGCATTCGAGAGGAAAGCTGGCCTACATTCTTGATGGTGATAATGTCCGGCATGGTCTAAACAATGATCTTAGTTTTAAAGCAGAAGATCGTGCAGAAAACATACGAAGGATTG gCGAGGTAGCAAAGCTATTTGCAGATGCAGGCATCATTTGCATTGCTAGTTTGATATCTCCCTTCAGGAAGGACAGAGATGCGTGCCGTGCATTATTGCCAGAAGGAGATTTCATTGAG GCGTTTCTGGATGTGCCACTGGAAGTGTGTGAAGCAAGGGACCCAAAGGGACTGTACAAGCTTGCACGATCTGGAAAGATCAAAG GTTTTACAGGAATTGATGATCCGTATGAACCTCCAGTAAATTGCGAG ATAGTGATACAGCAGAAGGGAGAGGACTGTATCTCCCCATGTGAAATGGCTGAAACAGTGATATCTTACTTAGAGGAGAGAGGCTACCTGCAGGCCTGA